Genomic segment of Acidobacteriota bacterium:
TGGACAAGCTCGGCAGCGACGCGATGACCATCGAGCCCTCAGTGACCGGCAACCGGGTGGTGCTCGACGGCACCGTGGTGGAGCGTTCGAGCCAGGAGCTGGCGGAAGAGGTGGCCACCGCGGTGCGCGGCATTCGCAAGGTGCGCAACCGCCTGCGGATTCAGGACGATGGCGCCGGCGTGATGAGCGAAGCGGTCAGCACCGCCGAGGACGAGGTGCGCGACGCGGTGGTCGAAGCGCGCTTGAAGAGCCGGATCCTCGGCGAGATCGGCCGTTTCGGCTTGGAGATCGAAGTGGAGGTGGCGGACGGCGTCGCCAGCCTGCGCGGCTGGCTGCCGGATGCGGAACGCAAGGGCTACGCCATGGAGGCGGCCCGCGCCACGCCGGGGGTCGACAAGGTGATCGACCTGCTGCGGGTGGGTCTGGAGTAAGAAACGCGGGGGCCGAGAAGGCCCCCGTTTGGCCCCAGCTAGAAGGTGAAAACCAGACCGACGATGCCCTCGCCCTGGTAGAGGTACTCGCCGTCGTCGTACTCGTAGCAGAAGCGGCGATCACAGAACACCTCATCCTCTTCGTCCACCACGGTGGTGAACAGGCGCCCTTCGAAGCGCAGTCCCACATGGTCACTGAAAGCGATCTTGGCGCCGCCGCCGAAGCTGGCCGAGAAATAGGTCTCGTCGCTGCCACCGTTGTCCGGACTGAGCTGGGTGACACCGGCGCTCACCACCACGAAGGGTTGCACCTGGCCCGGCGTCCACTGATAACGGCCACCGACGTGGTAGTAGTCCACATCGAGATCGAACAGTCGCGCGTCAGGCTCGAAGAT
This window contains:
- a CDS encoding outer membrane beta-barrel protein, with translation MNRSAQWSLGLSLLLAVLAAPTALAQSFEITPFAGYRFGGEFDRFDNDFFGIGRDVEVDEGASYGVMVDFAVNPAVAVELLASRQQTELRLEGGIFEPDARLFDLDVDYYHVGGRYQWTPGQVQPFVVVSAGVTQLSPDNGGSDETYFSASFGGGAKIAFSDHVGLRFEGRLFTTVVDEEDEVFCDRRFCYEYDDGEYLYQGEGIVGLVFTF
- a CDS encoding BON domain-containing protein, with the translated sequence MKRFSETSRRCATRFALLVTALAAFFLSACLRPAPAPSTPADQAVENARLEAEVRAALLDKLGSDAMTIEPSVTGNRVVLDGTVVERSSQELAEEVATAVRGIRKVRNRLRIQDDGAGVMSEAVSTAEDEVRDAVVEARLKSRILGEIGRFGLEIEVEVADGVASLRGWLPDAERKGYAMEAARATPGVDKVIDLLRVGLE